A stretch of the Streptomyces sp. WMMB303 genome encodes the following:
- a CDS encoding carbohydrate ABC transporter permease, which yields MSDTATAHQASGAAAPRRSPTALPRSFVWTRRIVLTLLAVFTATPLYVMVSSSLKPLEEVSGTFRWIPAELTLEPYRDIWRTVPLGRYFLNSLIVSASATACSVVVAVFAAYAVSRYRFRGRQVFTVTVLSTQMFPGILFLLPLFLLFVNVGNATGLALYGSRGALILTYMTFTLPLSIWMLAGYFASIPRDLDEAALVDGCGPLGALFRVLIPAAVPGIIAVTVYSFMTAWGEVLFASVMTNDATRTLSIGLQGYATRTEVYWNQVMAASLVVSVPVVAGFLLLQRYLVAGLTAGAVK from the coding sequence ATGTCTGACACGGCCACCGCGCACCAGGCGTCCGGCGCCGCTGCCCCGCGCCGCAGCCCGACGGCCCTGCCGAGGTCCTTCGTGTGGACCCGCCGCATCGTGCTGACCCTGCTGGCGGTCTTCACCGCGACCCCGCTGTACGTCATGGTCAGCAGCTCGCTCAAGCCCCTCGAAGAGGTCTCCGGCACCTTCCGCTGGATTCCGGCCGAACTGACGCTGGAGCCGTACCGGGACATCTGGCGCACCGTGCCGCTGGGCCGCTACTTCCTCAACTCACTGATCGTCTCCGCCTCCGCGACGGCCTGTTCCGTGGTGGTCGCGGTCTTCGCCGCCTACGCCGTCAGCCGCTACCGGTTCCGCGGCCGGCAGGTCTTCACCGTCACGGTGCTCTCCACCCAGATGTTCCCCGGCATCCTGTTCCTGCTCCCGCTCTTCCTGCTGTTCGTCAACGTCGGCAACGCCACCGGGCTGGCCCTCTACGGCTCCCGTGGCGCGCTGATCCTCACCTACATGACCTTCACCCTGCCGCTGTCCATCTGGATGCTGGCCGGCTACTTCGCCTCCATCCCCCGGGACCTGGACGAGGCCGCCCTGGTGGACGGCTGCGGGCCGCTGGGCGCGCTCTTCCGCGTCCTCATCCCCGCTGCCGTGCCCGGCATCATCGCCGTCACCGTCTACTCGTTCATGACCGCCTGGGGAGAGGTGCTGTTCGCCTCGGTGATGACCAACGACGCGACCCGCACGCTCTCCATCGGACTCCAGGGGTACGCCACCCGGACCGAGGTCTACTGGAACCAGGTCATGGCCGCCTCGCTGGTCGTCAGCGTGCCCGTCGTCGCCGGGTTCCTCCTCCTGCAGCGCTACCTCGTCGCCGGACTGACCGCCGGCGCCGTCAAGTGA
- a CDS encoding GH1 family beta-glucosidase: protein MPETPAAHLDALPDDFRWGAATAAYQVEGAVAEDGRKPSIWDTFSHTPGRVDGGDTGDVACDHYHRWREDLGLLAELGLDAYRFSLAWPRVLPDGGGTVNQPGLAFYDRLTDALLEAGITPFPTLYHWDLPQALQDRGGWPVRETAERFAEYTAVVADRLGDRIQHWCTLNEPLCSAWIGHYEGRMAPGRTDIADAVRASFHLHLGHGLAVQALRAAVPGARVGIVNNLTHCEPASGSAADTEAARRADGHVNRWWMDPLHGRGYPQDMIELYGTEPPQRPGDAETVAEPLDWLGLNYYFRNVLRDDPTGPFPRARAAELPAGARVTGMGWEVHAEGLTKTLRRMTDDYGARCLYVTENGAAYPDIVGPDGQVHDPERTRYLEEHLAACARAVRQGVPLRGYFAWSLLDNFEWAYGYAQRFGLVHVDYATQRRTVKTSGRRYADLVRTHRARRNRAA from the coding sequence GTGCCCGAGACGCCCGCAGCGCACCTCGACGCCCTCCCCGACGACTTCCGGTGGGGCGCCGCCACCGCCGCCTACCAGGTGGAGGGCGCCGTCGCCGAGGACGGCCGCAAGCCCTCCATCTGGGACACCTTCAGCCACACCCCGGGCAGGGTCGACGGCGGCGACACCGGGGATGTGGCCTGCGACCACTATCACCGCTGGCGCGAGGACCTCGGCCTGCTGGCCGAACTGGGCCTGGACGCCTACCGGTTCTCCCTCGCCTGGCCCCGCGTCCTGCCGGACGGCGGCGGCACCGTCAACCAGCCGGGCCTGGCCTTCTACGACCGGCTCACCGACGCCCTGCTGGAGGCGGGCATCACACCTTTCCCCACGCTCTACCACTGGGATCTGCCCCAGGCGCTCCAGGACCGCGGCGGCTGGCCCGTCCGGGAGACCGCGGAGAGGTTCGCCGAGTACACGGCTGTGGTCGCCGACCGGCTCGGAGACCGCATCCAGCACTGGTGCACCCTCAACGAGCCGCTGTGCTCGGCCTGGATCGGCCACTACGAAGGCCGGATGGCGCCCGGCCGCACCGACATCGCCGACGCCGTGCGCGCCTCCTTCCACCTCCACCTGGGACACGGACTCGCCGTCCAGGCGCTGCGCGCCGCGGTGCCCGGCGCCCGGGTGGGCATCGTCAACAACCTCACCCACTGCGAACCCGCCTCCGGCAGCGCGGCGGACACCGAGGCCGCACGGCGCGCCGACGGCCATGTCAACCGCTGGTGGATGGATCCGCTGCACGGCCGCGGCTACCCGCAGGACATGATCGAGCTGTACGGGACGGAGCCGCCGCAGCGCCCCGGCGACGCGGAGACCGTCGCCGAGCCGCTGGACTGGCTCGGACTCAACTACTACTTCCGCAACGTGCTCCGCGACGACCCCACCGGTCCCTTCCCCCGGGCCCGGGCCGCCGAACTGCCCGCCGGAGCACGGGTGACCGGCATGGGTTGGGAGGTGCACGCCGAGGGGTTGACGAAGACCCTGCGCCGAATGACGGACGACTACGGGGCACGCTGCCTCTACGTCACCGAGAACGGCGCCGCCTATCCGGACATCGTCGGCCCCGACGGACAGGTACACGACCCCGAGCGCACCCGCTACCTGGAAGAGCACCTGGCCGCCTGCGCCCGCGCCGTCCGCCAAGGCGTTCCGCTGCGGGGATACTTCGCCTGGTCACTGCTGGACAACTTCGAGTGGGCCTACGGGTACGCGCAGCGCTTCGGCCTCGTCCACGTCGACTACGCCACCCAACGGCGGACCGTCAAGACCAGCGGCCGCCGCTACGCCGACCTCGTCCGCACCCACCGCGCCCGGCGGAACCGCGCCGCATAG
- a CDS encoding FAD-binding oxidoreductase, which yields MRVRSPRSAGLLAAAMLSAAALGAGAGCGRQQAGDGPDGGGSRARADRARQVAVAWDGSRAAATWRAGYHPMGEVVRTPRGGLHGSAEMQLLGEHQQCLDLVPLQHEPPCPPVFPTRARCRAAADHRALRTAVRGPVILPDDPGFDEARRPWNLAVEQPVAAVVEAADADDVAALVRHARSTGTGIATQPNGHGATGRTAGCILLRTGRLDALEIDPVRRRPRVGAGVPSGRVQAAAARHGLTGLPGSSPVVSVAGVALGGGLSWFGRKFGWVADSVTAFDIVDAEGEQRRVTGDSDPDLFWGLRGGGGDLAVVTALELALHPAPELYGGRVLWAAEHAGAVLEVYRQLTAAAPDELTLWFDLLHFPGAAPMVAVDATHLGAEREAKGLLGPLDGLPRPLSDSRSVMPVSALGSITAEPTEPGAGLSRGELLTALDEQAAGAFLAEPVAPLLSVQVRHLGGALAQPSGSPHGPLTEPYALYLFGVPTDPVAAEAVTTKQRALAEALPVSGRAPLSFLAPGEAIEKALPPAALDRIRALKHHRDPDRLFRSNFPLLP from the coding sequence ATGCGGGTGCGCTCGCCGCGCTCTGCCGGTCTGCTCGCCGCGGCGATGCTGAGCGCCGCCGCGCTGGGCGCGGGCGCAGGCTGCGGCCGGCAGCAGGCCGGGGACGGCCCCGACGGCGGCGGCAGCCGGGCGCGCGCCGACCGCGCCCGGCAGGTCGCCGTGGCCTGGGACGGCTCACGTGCCGCCGCCACGTGGCGCGCCGGATACCACCCGATGGGCGAGGTGGTCCGCACGCCGCGCGGCGGTCTGCACGGCAGCGCCGAAATGCAGCTCCTCGGCGAGCACCAGCAGTGTCTCGACCTCGTACCGCTCCAGCATGAGCCCCCCTGCCCTCCGGTGTTCCCCACGCGCGCGCGGTGCCGGGCGGCGGCCGATCACCGCGCCCTGCGCACCGCCGTCCGAGGCCCGGTCATACTGCCGGACGACCCCGGCTTCGACGAGGCCCGGCGTCCCTGGAACCTGGCCGTCGAACAGCCTGTCGCTGCCGTGGTCGAGGCGGCCGACGCCGACGACGTGGCCGCACTCGTGCGCCACGCCCGCAGCACCGGCACCGGTATCGCCACCCAGCCCAACGGGCACGGCGCCACCGGACGCACAGCCGGTTGCATCCTGTTGCGCACCGGCCGACTGGACGCCCTGGAGATCGACCCGGTCCGCCGCCGGCCCAGAGTGGGAGCGGGCGTGCCCTCCGGCAGGGTCCAGGCCGCCGCCGCACGCCACGGACTCACCGGCCTGCCCGGCAGCTCCCCGGTGGTCAGTGTCGCCGGGGTGGCGCTGGGCGGCGGACTGAGCTGGTTCGGCCGCAAGTTCGGCTGGGTCGCCGACAGTGTCACCGCCTTCGACATCGTGGACGCCGAGGGGGAGCAGCGGCGAGTCACCGGCGACAGCGATCCGGACCTGTTCTGGGGGCTGCGGGGCGGCGGCGGGGATCTGGCCGTCGTCACGGCACTCGAACTCGCCCTGCACCCCGCGCCGGAGCTGTACGGCGGCAGAGTCCTGTGGGCCGCCGAGCACGCCGGCGCGGTGCTCGAGGTGTACCGACAGCTCACGGCTGCGGCTCCCGATGAGCTGACGCTCTGGTTCGACCTGCTGCACTTTCCCGGGGCCGCGCCCATGGTTGCGGTGGACGCCACACACCTCGGTGCGGAGCGCGAAGCGAAGGGATTGCTCGGCCCCTTGGACGGCCTGCCGCGGCCGCTGTCGGACAGCAGGAGCGTCATGCCGGTATCCGCGCTCGGCTCCATCACCGCGGAGCCCACCGAGCCCGGTGCCGGACTCTCCCGTGGTGAACTCCTGACCGCGCTGGATGAACAGGCCGCCGGGGCGTTCCTCGCCGAGCCGGTGGCGCCGCTGCTGAGTGTCCAGGTCAGACACCTGGGCGGCGCACTCGCGCAACCGTCCGGGAGCCCGCACGGACCGCTGACCGAGCCGTACGCGCTCTACTTGTTCGGCGTCCCCACCGATCCGGTGGCCGCCGAGGCGGTGACCACCAAGCAGCGTGCGCTCGCGGAGGCTCTCCCCGTCAGCGGACGGGCGCCGCTGTCGTTTCTCGCTCCGGGGGAGGCGATCGAGAAGGCGCTGCCCCCGGCCGCACTGGACCGGATCCGCGCTCTCAAGCACCACCGCGACCCGGACCGCCTCTTCCGCAGCAACTTCCCCCTGCTGCCCTGA
- a CDS encoding collagenase, which translates to MPWRGRRTRNPLRSHLIRAVGAGTLALALAAGAGQPGGTPARAAVPEDSVQEAAPARDGDPRAVRTGEEPEHIQGRRLEVADRAPLPASHDGLRTDYDSPAPRPPRERPSTRFAPHSGRADTACSPEDFARTGTALVERIAAATTDCVNSLFGLTGRDAHGAFREAQMVTAADALRSRSASYPGDGSTGMPQIVLFLRAGYYVHWYHEQDVGTYGPALSSALRGGLDAFFGSPRSHDVTDANGETLSEAVTLIDSAEENAHYLDVVKRMLTGYDSSYDDRYWMVNAVNNAYGVLWRGHQMPDFVRAVQRDPSVLWTLHAFARDHLGLLNGERYFLTYNAGHELGRFLQHASLRGTVRPLVKDLLEAGDITGDTAALWVGVAETADAYDRDRCAYYGVCDLKGKLTKAVLKERKSCSDSITIVAQDMSTEDFTAACDSLEGQDAYFHRVARDSGPVADDRNSSIEVVVFDSSRDYRIYAGALYGIDTDNGGMYLEGDPSAVGNLPRFIAYEAEWLRPDFRIWNLNHEYTHYLDGRFDMYGDFAAGTSTPTVWWIEGFAEYVSYSYRRIRYDEAIDRAGSKTYPLSTLFDTTYENTDTDRTYRWGYLAVRYMLEAHPGAVDTVLASYRTGDWKTARRYLEETIGSRYDQDWYAWLDACATGACTAG; encoded by the coding sequence ATGCCCTGGCGAGGACGCAGAACGCGCAACCCGTTACGCAGCCACCTGATACGTGCCGTCGGCGCCGGAACCCTCGCGCTCGCCCTGGCCGCGGGCGCCGGACAGCCCGGCGGCACCCCGGCCCGCGCCGCAGTGCCCGAAGACTCCGTCCAGGAGGCCGCCCCGGCCCGGGACGGCGACCCCCGGGCGGTCCGCACCGGAGAGGAACCGGAGCACATCCAGGGCAGACGGCTCGAAGTGGCGGACCGCGCCCCGCTTCCGGCGTCCCATGACGGACTCCGCACGGACTACGACAGCCCCGCACCCCGGCCCCCTCGCGAACGGCCCTCCACCCGGTTCGCACCGCACAGCGGTCGAGCCGACACAGCCTGCTCCCCCGAAGACTTCGCGCGGACCGGGACGGCGCTCGTCGAGCGGATCGCCGCGGCCACGACGGACTGCGTCAACTCCCTCTTCGGCCTGACCGGACGCGACGCACACGGTGCCTTCCGCGAGGCGCAGATGGTGACCGCCGCGGACGCGCTGCGCAGCCGCTCGGCCTCCTATCCGGGAGACGGCAGCACCGGCATGCCGCAGATCGTGCTCTTCCTTCGGGCCGGCTACTACGTGCACTGGTACCACGAGCAGGACGTCGGCACCTACGGACCGGCGCTGAGCTCCGCGCTACGGGGCGGCCTGGACGCCTTCTTCGGCTCGCCTCGCTCGCACGACGTCACGGACGCCAACGGCGAGACCCTCTCCGAGGCGGTCACCCTCATCGACAGCGCGGAGGAGAACGCGCACTACCTCGACGTAGTCAAGCGGATGCTGACCGGCTACGACAGCTCCTACGACGACAGGTACTGGATGGTCAACGCCGTCAACAACGCCTACGGGGTGCTGTGGCGGGGCCACCAGATGCCCGACTTCGTCCGGGCCGTGCAGCGCGATCCGAGCGTCCTGTGGACCCTGCACGCCTTCGCCCGCGACCACCTCGGCCTGCTGAACGGGGAACGCTATTTCCTCACCTACAACGCGGGGCACGAACTGGGGCGGTTCCTCCAGCACGCGTCGCTGCGCGGCACCGTCCGCCCGCTGGTGAAAGACCTGCTGGAGGCCGGTGACATCACCGGCGACACCGCCGCGCTGTGGGTGGGTGTCGCGGAGACGGCGGACGCGTACGACAGGGACAGGTGCGCGTACTACGGGGTCTGCGACCTCAAGGGGAAGCTGACGAAGGCCGTACTCAAGGAGAGGAAGTCCTGCAGCGACAGCATCACCATAGTCGCCCAGGACATGAGCACCGAGGACTTCACGGCCGCCTGCGACAGTCTCGAGGGGCAGGACGCGTACTTCCATCGGGTCGCCCGGGACAGCGGGCCGGTCGCGGACGACCGGAACAGCAGCATCGAGGTCGTCGTCTTCGACTCCAGCCGCGACTACCGGATCTACGCGGGCGCCCTCTACGGCATCGACACCGACAACGGCGGCATGTATCTGGAGGGCGACCCGTCGGCGGTCGGCAACCTGCCCCGCTTCATCGCCTACGAGGCCGAGTGGCTGCGACCGGACTTCCGGATCTGGAACCTCAACCACGAGTACACGCACTATCTCGACGGCCGCTTCGACATGTACGGCGACTTCGCGGCCGGGACCTCCACTCCCACGGTCTGGTGGATCGAGGGCTTCGCGGAGTACGTGTCCTACTCCTACCGCCGCATCCGCTACGACGAGGCGATCGACCGGGCGGGCAGCAAGACCTACCCGCTGAGCACGCTCTTCGACACCACGTACGAGAACACCGACACCGACCGCACCTACCGCTGGGGGTACCTGGCTGTGCGGTACATGCTCGAGGCACACCCCGGAGCGGTGGACACCGTGCTGGCCTCCTACCGGACAGGCGACTGGAAGACCGCCCGCAGATACCTCGAGGAGACCATCGGCTCGCGGTACGACCAGGACTGGTACGCCTGGCTCGACGCCTGCGCGACAGGCGCCTGCACGGCCGGATAG
- a CDS encoding Lrp/AsnC family transcriptional regulator — MDHIDRALLTRLQQDATESYAALGEAVGLSPGATHERVRKLRERGVIRRTTVEVDPAAVGGNVLAYVMLDSTSWMGDSAPDLAALPEIEEAHVIAGSASVLVKVRTSTTGELQDVLRRLYAIEGVSGTQATVVLETFFERPVPVKDA, encoded by the coding sequence GTGGATCACATCGACCGCGCCCTGCTGACCCGACTCCAGCAGGACGCCACGGAGTCCTACGCGGCCCTCGGGGAGGCGGTCGGCCTGTCCCCCGGCGCCACCCACGAACGAGTGCGGAAGCTGCGCGAACGCGGAGTGATCCGGCGGACCACCGTCGAGGTGGATCCGGCCGCGGTGGGTGGGAACGTACTGGCGTACGTCATGCTCGACTCCACGTCCTGGATGGGCGACTCCGCACCCGACCTCGCGGCCCTGCCCGAGATCGAGGAGGCCCATGTCATCGCCGGCAGCGCCTCGGTGCTGGTGAAGGTGCGCACCTCGACCACCGGAGAGCTGCAGGACGTACTGCGGCGGCTGTACGCGATCGAGGGGGTCAGCGGGACCCAGGCCACCGTGGTCCTGGAGACGTTCTTCGAGCGGCCGGTGCCCGTGAAGGACGCGTGA
- a CDS encoding GntR family transcriptional regulator, with protein MTADRPLRLPAVPDRLSIRDHVAQALRAALVAGRLRPGTVYSAPQLAAEFGVSATPVREAMLDLTREGMVEPVRNKGFRVTELSRRDLAEYIGIRELIEVPTVGEVARGADSARLEELRPVAQEIVAAARAGDLVGFLEADRRFHLALLELAGNRRLVETVAQLRSHSRLYGLAGLAESGQLIESAEEHEVLLDLVLARDAAGAQACMRAHLGRLRTQWERRGPSAE; from the coding sequence ATGACCGCAGACCGCCCGCTGAGGCTGCCCGCCGTGCCGGACCGGCTCAGCATCCGCGACCACGTCGCACAGGCCCTGCGTGCCGCGCTGGTCGCCGGTCGGCTGCGGCCCGGCACGGTGTACTCCGCCCCCCAGCTCGCCGCGGAGTTCGGCGTCTCGGCCACACCCGTACGCGAGGCCATGCTCGACCTCACACGCGAGGGCATGGTGGAGCCCGTGCGCAACAAGGGCTTCCGGGTGACCGAGCTGTCGCGCCGCGATCTGGCCGAGTACATCGGGATCCGCGAGCTGATCGAGGTGCCCACCGTCGGGGAGGTGGCGCGTGGCGCCGACTCCGCCCGGCTGGAGGAACTGCGCCCCGTCGCACAGGAGATAGTCGCGGCCGCCCGCGCCGGCGATCTCGTCGGCTTCCTGGAGGCCGACCGCCGCTTCCACCTGGCCCTGCTCGAACTCGCCGGGAACCGGCGCCTGGTGGAGACCGTGGCCCAACTGCGCAGCCACTCCCGCCTCTACGGCCTCGCCGGTCTCGCCGAGAGTGGCCAGCTCATCGAATCCGCCGAGGAGCACGAGGTGCTGCTCGATCTCGTACTGGCCCGCGACGCTGCGGGGGCGCAGGCCTGCATGCGCGCTCACCTGGGCCGGCTGCGCACCCAGTGGGAGCGCCGTGGCCCGTCGGCGGAGTAG
- a CDS encoding EamA family transporter — MTHTGSGVETAGDGSATALGTAAAGGAGSARVPAGVGSLGGIGLVLAGAFSVQFGSAVAALLFPRAGALGVVALRVTLAALLLLVVCRPRLRGHSRTDWAVVVAFGLALAGMNTLFYQAVDRIPLGPAVTLEVLGPLALSVVTARRALSLVWAGLALAGVFLLGRSGFDALNPAGIAFALGAGAMWAAYIVFNSRTGARFPRLDGLAVAMAVAALVSLPLGIGSAGGVLLEPEVLALGLAVALLSSGVPYTLELLALRRLPAATFAVLMSLAPGIAALAGFLVLGQELTAVQCLAVALVIGASAGAVRTGSAERK, encoded by the coding sequence ATGACACATACGGGTTCCGGGGTGGAGACCGCGGGCGACGGATCCGCGACAGCGCTCGGCACGGCCGCGGCGGGCGGGGCGGGATCCGCCCGCGTGCCTGCCGGAGTCGGCAGCCTCGGCGGCATCGGGCTGGTGCTGGCCGGCGCGTTCTCGGTGCAGTTCGGTTCGGCTGTCGCGGCCCTGCTCTTCCCGCGGGCCGGAGCGCTGGGCGTGGTGGCACTGCGGGTGACGCTCGCGGCCCTACTGCTGCTGGTGGTGTGCCGCCCTCGACTGCGCGGGCACAGCCGGACGGACTGGGCCGTGGTCGTCGCGTTCGGGCTGGCGCTCGCCGGTATGAACACCCTCTTCTACCAGGCGGTCGACCGGATTCCGCTGGGTCCGGCGGTGACCTTGGAGGTGCTCGGCCCGCTCGCGCTGTCCGTCGTCACCGCGCGCAGGGCGCTGAGTCTGGTGTGGGCGGGGCTGGCGCTCGCGGGAGTCTTCCTGCTGGGCCGGAGCGGTTTCGACGCGCTGAACCCGGCCGGCATCGCCTTCGCGCTGGGTGCGGGTGCCATGTGGGCGGCGTACATCGTCTTCAACTCCCGGACCGGGGCCCGCTTCCCGCGACTGGACGGGCTGGCCGTGGCGATGGCGGTGGCCGCGCTCGTCAGCCTGCCGCTGGGGATCGGGTCGGCGGGTGGTGTGCTGCTGGAGCCGGAGGTGCTGGCGCTCGGGCTGGCGGTGGCGCTGCTGTCCTCGGGAGTGCCCTACACCCTGGAATTGCTGGCGCTGCGCCGGCTGCCTGCGGCGACGTTCGCGGTGCTGATGAGCCTGGCTCCCGGGATCGCGGCACTGGCGGGGTTCCTGGTGCTGGGCCAGGAACTCACGGCCGTGCAGTGTCTGGCCGTCGCGCTGGTGATCGGAGCCAGCGCGGGCGCGGTGCGCACCGGGAGCGCGGAGCGGAAGTGA
- a CDS encoding LysR family transcriptional regulator: MTMELRHLRAFLAIAEEGSITRAAARLHTGQPALSRTLRQLENHLGVRLVDRSTHHLDLTAAGRTFRDRAATALAAADAAFDPRSMAAARPLRLGHPWAALGSWTVPLLRRWDEEHPEVPLELRRIDDRTAGLTRGKVDAALLRGRVAPLSGMVTELLLEEERVAVVPEGSGLAECDTVTLADLATWPIALNTVAGTTTLDLWPAGARPARTLEVANTDEWLTVIAAGRAVGITTSATPGLHSQPALAYRPLTDAPPVPLMLAWPRDVPAHPAIPALVGLVRDVVAGR; encoded by the coding sequence ATGACTATGGAGCTGCGCCATCTGCGGGCCTTCCTCGCCATCGCCGAAGAGGGCAGCATCACGCGTGCCGCCGCCAGGCTGCACACCGGCCAGCCAGCGCTCTCCCGGACACTGCGCCAACTGGAGAACCATCTCGGCGTGCGCCTGGTCGACCGCTCCACCCACCACCTCGACCTCACCGCGGCGGGCCGCACCTTCCGCGACCGCGCCGCCACCGCGCTGGCCGCCGCGGACGCGGCCTTCGACCCCCGTTCGATGGCCGCAGCCCGGCCGCTGCGCCTCGGACACCCGTGGGCCGCGCTCGGGAGCTGGACCGTCCCGCTGCTGCGCCGCTGGGACGAGGAGCACCCCGAGGTGCCGCTGGAGCTGCGCCGGATCGACGACCGGACGGCCGGACTCACCCGGGGCAAGGTCGACGCCGCACTGCTGCGGGGCCGGGTCGCCCCGCTGTCCGGCATGGTCACGGAGCTCCTGCTGGAGGAGGAGCGGGTGGCGGTGGTCCCCGAGGGCAGCGGCCTCGCGGAGTGCGACACGGTCACCCTGGCGGACCTCGCGACCTGGCCGATCGCGCTGAACACCGTCGCGGGCACCACCACCCTGGACCTGTGGCCCGCCGGCGCCCGGCCCGCGCGAACGCTGGAGGTGGCCAACACGGACGAGTGGCTGACCGTGATCGCCGCGGGCCGGGCCGTGGGCATCACGACCTCGGCGACCCCCGGACTGCACTCCCAGCCGGCGCTCGCCTACCGCCCGCTGACCGACGCGCCACCGGTCCCGCTGATGCTGGCCTGGCCCCGCGACGTACCGGCCCACCCGGCGATCCCCGCGCTGGTCGGCCTCGTCCGTGACGTGGTCGCGGGACGCTGA
- a CDS encoding SMP-30/gluconolactonase/LRE family protein produces MTAERRPPLYECFDDRFRSGRCMIGDERLEVLHTGSRWAEGPVYVPAWRQLVWSDIPNDRMLRWDEETGAVSVFRREAGHTNGNTLDRQGRLITCEQGNRRVTRTEHDGTRTVLADRWQGKRLNSPNDAAVTSDGAIWFSDPDFGITSDYEGHRAESEIGANHVYRIDPATGRVEVAADGFGAPNGLVFSADERQLFVSDTRAGCIRVFPVREDGSLGGGAVFADAAERPGARFDNLRFDADGRLWAAAMNDGVHCYDPDGTLIGRLDMPEPVANIAWGGAKRNRLFITATTSLYSLVSGVTGTHPTGSGRNWPLS; encoded by the coding sequence ATGACCGCCGAACGACGGCCCCCGCTCTACGAGTGCTTCGACGACCGCTTCCGTTCCGGGCGCTGCATGATCGGCGACGAGCGGCTGGAGGTGCTGCACACCGGCTCCCGCTGGGCCGAGGGCCCGGTGTACGTACCCGCCTGGCGGCAACTGGTCTGGAGCGACATTCCGAACGACCGGATGCTCCGCTGGGACGAGGAGACGGGTGCGGTGAGCGTCTTCCGCCGCGAGGCCGGCCACACCAACGGCAACACCCTCGACCGGCAGGGCCGCCTGATCACCTGCGAGCAGGGGAACCGCCGGGTGACCCGGACCGAGCACGACGGGACCCGCACGGTGCTGGCCGACCGCTGGCAGGGCAAGCGGCTCAACAGTCCCAACGACGCGGCTGTGACGTCGGACGGTGCGATCTGGTTCTCCGACCCGGACTTCGGCATCACCAGCGACTACGAGGGGCACCGGGCGGAGAGCGAGATCGGGGCGAACCACGTCTACCGCATCGATCCCGCGACCGGTCGGGTGGAGGTGGCCGCCGACGGCTTCGGAGCCCCGAACGGGCTGGTGTTCTCGGCGGACGAGCGACAGCTGTTCGTCTCCGACACCCGCGCCGGATGCATCCGGGTCTTCCCGGTGCGCGAAGACGGATCGCTCGGCGGGGGCGCGGTGTTCGCGGATGCCGCGGAGCGGCCCGGGGCGCGATTCGACAATCTCCGCTTCGACGCCGACGGCCGGCTGTGGGCGGCGGCGATGAACGACGGTGTGCACTGCTACGACCCGGACGGCACCCTGATCGGCCGGCTCGACATGCCGGAGCCGGTCGCCAACATCGCCTGGGGCGGCGCCAAGCGCAATCGCCTCTTCATCACCGCCACGACCTCGCTGTACTCGCTGGTGAGCGGGGTGACGGGTACGCACCCCACCGGCTCCGGCCGCAACTGGCCTCTTTCGTAG